One Triticum dicoccoides isolate Atlit2015 ecotype Zavitan chromosome 4B, WEW_v2.0, whole genome shotgun sequence genomic window carries:
- the LOC119291549 gene encoding uncharacterized protein LOC119291549 codes for MRPPNPSTKSPILMAPSLPPPRRRRRRTPSPVDNAMREIFLRLPADDPGSLVRAAAVCRSWFRILSDEAFAREYRAFRRAPPMLGFLHNQPPVYKRPSWVSHFVSTTTFSPPEFEDLEGYQVLDSRHGLVLLYSPEMGEYFVVSDLVTHEDWEIHVDPKCHGIMRWEDDGPEDVSEGIRCNAAVLCDKDLCDHLDCHGGPFLVALVGSDDAEGSMALATVYSSKTREWSDVISVDVDEPDLIYDKAHSAVVGNKVYVPCVESSCVLEYDIGEQELSVISVPYEDQDESQRYVDLMGVEDGMLLFASVMKPRLYLWSMESGPNGAAGWARRRFIELEPLLPRSILLDNSTVSAVGFAEGVSVIFVSTQSGLYTIELSSGRCDKVNVEEHVQKAMPYMSFYIGERGLLD; via the exons ATGCGCCCCCCAAATCCCTCGACAAAATCCCCAATCCTCATGGCGCCGAGCCTGCCTCCgccgcgacgccgccgccgccggacgccgtCGCCGGTAGACAACGCCATGCGCGAGATCTTCCTGCGCCTACCGGCGGACGACCCCGGGAGcctcgtccgcgccgccgccgtctGCAGGAGCTGGTTCCGCATCCTCTCCGACGAAGCCTTCGCCCGCGAGTACCGCGCGTTCCGGCGGGCGCCGCCCATGCTGGGCTTCCTCCACAACCAACCCCCCGTGTACAAGCGACCCTCCTGGGTCTCCCACTTCGTCTCCACCACGAccttcagcccgccggagttcgagGACCTCGAGGGCTACCAAGTTCTCGACTCCCGGCACGGCCTCGTCCTCCTCTACTCCCCCGAAATGGGTGAATACTTCGTTGTCTCCGACCTCGTCACCCACGAGGACTGGGAGATTCACGTTGACCCCAAGTGCCACGGCATCATGCGGTGGGAGGACGACGGCCCCGAGGATGTGTCCGAGGGCATACGCTGTAATGCGGCAGTGCTCTGTGACAAGGACCTATGTGACCACCTCGACTGCCACGGCGGTCCTTTCCTCGTCGCCTTGGTGGGCTCCGACGATGCAGAAGGGTCAATGGCCTTGGCTACCGTCTACTCTTCAAAGACTCGTGAGTGGAGCGACGTGATCTCTGTTGATGTTGATGAACCGGATTTAATCTATGACAAGGCGCACAGTGCGGTTGTGGGAAATAAGGTCTATGTCCCCTGTGTGGAGAGTAGCTGTGTCTTGGAGTACGACATTGGTGAGCAAGAACTATCAGTGATCAGTGTGCCATATGAGGACCAGGACGAGAGCCAGCGTTACGTCGACCTCATGGGGGTGGAGGACGGCATGCTGCTGTTTGCGTCTGTGATGAAGCCTAGACTCTATCTATGGTCAATGGAGTCTGGTCCCAACGGAGCTGCAGGATGGGCGCGACGCAGGTTCATTGAGCTTGAACCGTTGCTCCCTCGTTCTATCCTCCTGGACAATTCCACCGTGTCAGCGGTTGGTTTTGCGGAAGGTGTCAGTGTCATCTTCGTGAGTACACAATCTGGGTTGTAcacaattgagctcagctcaggacGATGTGACAAGGTAAATGTAGAGGAACACGTTCAAAAGGCCATGCCCTACATGAGCTTCTACATTGGAG AACGGGGACTTTTGGACTAA
- the LOC119293923 gene encoding uncharacterized protein LOC119293923, protein MSPPPPQRGRHSPPALDDDATSEIFLRIPPDDPKSLVRAAAVCTTWRRILSDAAFARGYRAFHGAPPMLGFLHNENESHERSWGRGRRRRHEEYLVSNFVSTASFRPPACHERRHWPAIDSRHGLVLFHAPKRCEDFVICDLVTYDRWRIKADTACRRIIWNGLFDEDWGEYEEEDEDITWNAAVLCAKDGCDHLYCHGGPFLVALVGSHKGRQITFASVYSSATRKWSGMISVKEPNVIEMTGHNAVVGNKAYFPCEQSDSVVEYDMSEQKLLVIRVPFARLVGAEGGLLLFATVLKPRLHIWSMEVRPDRTTALA, encoded by the coding sequence ATGAGCCCCCCTCCGCCGCAGCGCGGCCGCCACTCGCCGCCGGCGCTGGACGACGACGCCACGAGCGAGATCTTCCTGCGCATCCCGCCGGACGACCCCAAGAGcctcgtccgcgccgccgccgtctGCACGACCTGGCGCCGCATCCTGTCCGACGCCGCCTTCGCCCGCGGGTACCGCGCCTTCCACGGGGCGCCGCCCATGCTGGGCTTCCTCCACAACGAGAACGAGAGCCACGAGAGGTCGTGGGGCAGGGGGCGGCGCAGGCGCCACGAGGAGTACCTGGTCTCCAACTTCGTCTCCACCGCGTCCTTCCGCCCGCCGGCGTGCCACGAGCGCCGCCACTGGCCCGCCATCGACTCCCGCCACGGCCTCGTCCTCTTCCACGCCCCTAAAAGGTGCGAGGACTTCGTCATCTGCGACCTCGTCACCTACGACCGGTGGAGGATCAAGGCTGACACCGCCTGCCGCCGCATCATCTGGAATGGTCTGTTTGATGAGGACTGGGGCGaatacgaggaggaggacgaggacatcACCTGGAATGCCGCGGTGCTCTGTGCCAAGGACGGCTGCGACCACCTCTACTGCCACGGCGGGCCTTTCCTCGTGGCCCTCGTGGGCTCCCACAAGGGACGGCAGATAACATTTGCCTCCGTCTACTCATCGGCGACTCGGAAGTGGAGCGGCATGATCTCCGTCAAGGAACCGAATGTCATCGAGATGACCGGGCACAATGCAGTTGTGGGAAACAAGGCTTATTTCCCCTGTGAGCAGAGCGACAGTGTCGTGGAGTATGACATGAGTGAGCAAAAACTGTTGGTGATACGTGTGCCATTTGCCAGACTGGTGGGAGCGGAGGGCGGCCTGCTCCTGTTCGCGACGGTGCTGAAGCCTAGGCTCCACATATGGTCAATGGAGGTCCGTCCTGATAGAACGACGGCTTTGGCGTGA
- the LOC119291548 gene encoding uncharacterized protein LOC119291548, protein MPPTTSLPLAQRGRHSPPALVDDAMREIFLRVPADDPKTLVRAAAVCTTWSRILSDVIFTREYRAFHGAPPMLGFLHNTHHERSCGRGRIKQHEEYLVSSFVSTASFRPPACHERRHWRVLDSRHGLVLFHTPKRDEDFVICDLVTYDRWRIDAAPECAEIIWSHQDEDHDDDDDDEEEEEEVEGVTWNAAVICAKDGCNHLYCHGGPFLVALVGSDEDQGITFASVYSSKTDEWSDMISIEEPNAIEMTGQIGVVGNKVYFQCECTQNVVEYNMGDEELSVIDPIFEDDNKDIPAIGLLGMEDGMLLFAAVLEPKLYLWSMEAGSNGAAAWAQRRVIELAPLLPSRALLDVSVVGFAEGVGLIFLNTEAGLYTIELNSGRSKEVHRATSFKRVMPYTSFYTRAWGRMPTSD, encoded by the exons ATGCCCCCCACGACGAGCCTCCCCCTGGCGCAGCGCGGCCGCCACTCGCCGCCGGCGCTGGTCGACGACGCCATGAGGGAGATCTTCCTGCGCGTCCCGGCGGACGACCCCAAGACcctcgtccgcgccgccgccgtctGCACGACCTGGAGCCGCATCCTCTCCGACGTCATCTTCACCCGCGAGTACCGCGCCTTCCACGGCGCGCCGCCCATGCTGGGCTTCCTCCACAACACGCACCATGAGAGGTCGTGTGGGAGAGGGAGGATCAAGCAGCACGAGGAGTACCTGGTCTCCAGCTTCGTCTCCACCGCCTCCTTCCGCCCGCCGGCCTGCCACGAGCGCCGCCACTGGCGCGTCCTCGACTCCCGCCACGGCCTCGTCCTCTTCCACACCCCTAAGAGGGACGAGGACTTCGTCATCTGTGACCTCGTCACCTACGACCGGTGGAGGATCGACGCCGCCCCCGAGTGCGCGGAAATCATATGGAGTCATCAGGATGAagaccatgatgatgatgatgatgatgaggaggaggaggaggaggttgagggAGTAACCTGGAATGCTGCAGTGATCTGTGCCAAGGATGGATGCAACCACCTCTACTGCCATGGCGGCCCTTTCCTTGTGGCCCTCGTCGGCTCCGACGAGGATCAGGGGATCACCTTTGCATCCGTATATTCATCAAAGACTGATGAGTGGAGCGACATGATCTCCATTGAGGAGCCGAATGCCATCGAGATGACTGGGCAAATTGGTGTTGTTGGAAATAAGGTCTACTTCCAATGTGAATGTACCCAAAATGTTGTGGAGTACAACATGGGCGATGAAGAACTATCGGTGATTGATCCAATATTTGAAGACGATAATAAGGACATACCGGCCATTGGACTCTTGGGGATGGAGGATGGCATGTTGCTGTTCGCCGCCGTGCTGGAGCCTAAactctacctatggtcaatggaggCTGGCTCCAACGGAGCTGCGGCATGGGCACAGCGCAGAGTCATTGAGCTTGCACCGTTGCTCCCTTCTCGTGCCCTCTTGGATGTGTCAGTGGTTGGTTTTGCAGAAGGTGTTGGTCTCATCTTCCTGAATACAGAGGCTGGGTTGTACACAATTGAGCTCAACTCAGGCCGAAGCAAGGAGGTACATAGAGCCACATCTTTCAAAAGGGTCATGCCCTACACGAGCTTCTACACTAGAG CTTGGGGGCGAATGCCGACCTCTGACTAA